The proteins below come from a single Drosophila kikkawai strain 14028-0561.14 chromosome 3R, DkikHiC1v2, whole genome shotgun sequence genomic window:
- the pps gene encoding uncharacterized protein pps isoform X2 has translation MSSSVFTEAPSARPAAIDGDSNLVVVYSKNGISFDERAIGNLMEEKSISTISVVRLTSPTPSMMDQEEAERLEELERFMETATDSELDSDNGSQSDGEDDESDEDMPDEENQNTGDENNTDSTETEADAPRTRRRPGRKPKVIKKRKRRKPKERPQIVGLRVEQFYADGTADMVVKNALKLAGVSIYKRTAETDALLEVIRNDHNYTPFTSPEQLKNHKRTEKMSIDMQAQSRKIIMQAPGSLKLINAKKRVQATPFTPLQVKVQRLPTNPAQAPPPQQLQPKVHVIRKPIQQPLPRPKPEIAANSIVSVRPRPTRFPVKVIAPVQDYVEDDDDAQSSDPADEENADKSYDTEEMSEDSDDGQDSDNDRDSDMDFQMRRSGGRNPSKKKRGRKSGRPAAPAKTAKLQTPPSSTPKHFPEVKRRTKEIVEQKAPQIGQIINLPPKAPTSVIALGRGLASTSFLKLRSTHQALPVRKPRLPAVTVPVKDRSLPPPVVRMGRVIANPGVFSNQPQEVKEIIINKNMASPKGVFTNLNSLLGENHTSSKASPDPPRHRAAVTSPSTPKTTFSRQPTQSTAVMASPISNTMQVPTPSKGFMPIGVDTAQSHKLPAQIVIETHQSSSELAAENDKQLDLINSIVQDELLKTTLVEQKPPPPDNKAQELINSIVQHDLLKSRQPPPPNDKTQDLIDSIVQHEMLKTRQPPPPPPPPDNKAQDLINSIVQYEMLKTRQAPPPPVNAVEDIPKLVKMLESTAAALDSVPQQNFAAAEMQSSANQIDIMDAPDEDEITADFLQHVVGLIEEDKQFEAEVVRQVLASAEPGTLDAMVSMPTPVEPVSLTPAPLVPPPAEHPLPSLPMACSTPSRNLATASAKVVRGNGRIIYLPPMEAPTTRAKRRAQIPSASPTTSTGDLSNLSFSEPTNLDTSSQSNESQSGIGPKRPNPREPSMARRSTVPRRSKKLNTSQSHDPEASESQEDDDDPNKLWCVCRQPHNNRFMICCDLCEDWFHGTCVGVTKAMGTEMEHKGVDWKCPKCVKKQEEKSQPRITDMLVVARPTVQTEQKFNDTKVPGESPANPRRLLPLGVTVTSSPLRSPMMKPVKKFPISTNPPPQQQQQLNFIKLSPAGDTNCVLCKRPAASNSVYCGEDCIRKYAQNAIHANSSTVKGRPDSPMTSVQSPLHQALDAKKNKKKDLFEDMLRQADSVSKVERINVFERKTGRVLTGHLAPTALQFRKWLQENPTFEVLPSGATQSADPERLQVKRVPDPYTPAVEPTAVAVTKRPVDAATNKSPLTTIGGTPTGRGPQVVARKDKEKEKPPNTPSRSIGKPEPVRTGIRRSLKEQLLARIKEAQTAELASSQLPTTTWLTEAEVDQFVQNVESEMFNSFGRDVGAKYKAKYRSLKFNITDRKNRTLFEKICAKQVEPKQLVRMTPEQLASQELAKWREEENRHQLDMIKKSELDMLSCAQNYVVKTHKGEEEVIAIKMDVSLPEEEVSEPKQMDKKLTSQISESDISILERSSSREKSGSAKEKRHKSHKHHHHRKRSRSRSSSRGRSTEKRHRRHHNEGEAGGGEHREHRSQDKNIKEKELIASNLPRKKDDADQASAPKKIPEKKLDASAYNLIDQILESEKTVEQAANLGQPAKPLIKPIATLPTSSKVAEPMDRYSRYVQGLTTSSLWEGNLKMIDVTDFEVVMHPVLGDSQLLSNLLPIQLDVIGRITRINVWDYIKKLKKSPTKEVVIVNIFPSSPSETSKFDLFFEYLDSRQRLGVLGVDSDQIRDFYIFPLGSSDELPSALAPTERVPFYEDAQRPNTLLGIIVRCLSKRPAPALPLPPPVSTPKSSTSSKLSKKSRSPVTFTPPSSPKRKPSTHSTSSKDDEFDIDAIIKAPIAKLQRNATKAAVAPPPVKDDSNEPYSPGGSDDDEFTPAAAPPRISNDLERQVDEINKQIAAQQMEIAGLLQPTGSASSSNAVLAGISIPANLSKILASIKDKRDTSAGVLDGNDEYNPEDTLTSSSSFAAAAAKPKSKGRLAQLSEAELLSMVPDNLAGVMPSTSKLRHPVPPPPPSPGAT, from the exons ATGTCCAGTTCGGTGTTTACGGAGGCGCCCAGCGCCCGGCCGGCGGCCATTGATGGCGACTCCAATCTGGTTGTGGTGTACAGTAAGAATGGCATCTCCTTTGACGAGCGCGCCATCGGGAACCTCATGG AGGAAAAATCGATTTCCACCATCAGCGTGGTACGCCTCACCTCGCCGACACCTAGCATGATGGACCAGGAGGAGGCCGAGCGGTTAGAGGAGCTGGAGCGATTCATGGAGACGGCCACGGACTCGGAGCTCGACAGCGACAATGGCAGTCAGAGTGATGGCGAGGATGACGAGAGCGACGAGGATATGCCAGACGAGGAGAATCAAAACACCGGCGATGAGAACAATACTGATTCTACGGAAACCGAGGCCGATGCTCCCCGCACCCGACGACGTCCTGGGCGCAAGCCGAAAGTCATTAAAAAGCGGAAACGACGCAAGCCAAAGGAACGGCCCCAAATTGTGGGCCTTCGGGTCGAGCAATTCTACGCGGACGGTACAGCCGATATGGTTGTGAAGAACGCATTAA AGCTCGCCGGCGTTTCCATTTACAAGCGGACTGCGGAAACGGACGCCCTGCTGGAAGTTATCCGAAACGATCACAACTACACTCCATTTACCTCGCCGGAGCAGCTAAAGAACCACAAGCGCACCGAGAAGATGTCCATAGATATGCAGGCCCAGAGCCGCAAGATAATCATGCAGGCGCCGGGAAGCTTAAAGCTGATCAATGCCAAGAAGCGAGTTCAGGCTACGCCCTTCACTCCCCTGCAGGTGAAGGTCCAGAGACTACCCACCAATCCGGCGCAGGCCCCGCCTCCGCAACAGTTGCAGCCAAAGGTGCACGTGATACGAAAGCCCATCCAGCAGCCACTGCCAAGACCGAAGCCAGAGATTGCCGCCAACAGCATAGTTAGTGTAAGGCCAAGGCCGACCCGCTTCCCCGTCAAGGTGATTGCTCCTGTGCAGGACTATGTTGAGGATGATGACGATGCTCAGAGCTCGGATCCCGCCGATGAGGAGAATGCCGACAAGTCCTATGACACTGAGGAGATGAGCGAGGATAGTGACGATGGCCAGGACTCGGACAACGACAGGGATAGCGACATGGACTTCCAGATGAGGCGCAGCGGTGGCCGTAACCCCAGCAAGAAGAAGCGGGGCAGAAAATCGGGCAGACCGGCAGCCCCAGCCAAGACAGCCAAACTTCAGACCCCGCCTTCCTCCACACCCAAGCACTTTCCCGAGGTGAAGCGACGGACGAAGGAGATCGTGGAACAAAAGGCTCCGCAGATTGGACAGATCATAAATCTGCCGCCGAAAGCTCCAACTTCAGTTATTGCCTTGGGCAGAGGTCTTGCCAGCACCTCGTTCCTCAAATTGAGATCCACCCATCAGGCGCTGCCCGTGCGAAAGCCTCGGCTGCCAGCAGTGACTGTTCCTGTGAAGGACCGCAGCTTGCCGCCACCTGTTGTGCGAATGGGACGTGTCATAGCCAATCCCGGGGTGTTCAGTAACCAGCCGCAGGAGGTCAAAGAGATTATCATCAATAAGAATATGGCCAGCCCAAAGGGAGTGTTTACAAATCTCAACAGTCTGCTGGGCGAAAACCATACTTCCAGCAAAGCCTCGCCCGATCCGCCCCGTCATCGTGCCGCCGTTACATCGCCCAGCACTCCGAAGACGACTTTCAGCAGGCAGCCAACACAGTCAACGGCTGTTATGGCTTCACCCATATCCAATACCATGCAAGTTCCCACACCATCCAAGGGTTTTATGCCCATAGGCGTGGACACAGCCCAGTCCCACAAGTTGCCCGCACAAATTGTGATTGAGACGCACCAAAGCTCCTCGGAACTGGCGGCGGAGAACGACAAGCAGTTGGATCTTATCAACTCCATTGTTCAGGACGAACTGCTGAAGACAACGCTGGTGGAGCAGAAGCCGCCGCCACCGGACAACAAGGCGCAGGAGCTTATCAACTCCATTGTTCAGCACGATTTGCTAAAGTCAAGGCAGCCGCCGCCACCGAACGACAAGACGCAGGATCTTATCGACTCCATTGTTCAGCACGAAATGCTAAAGACaaggcagccgccgccgccgccgccaccaccggaCAACAAGGCGCAGGATCTTATCAACTCCATTGTTCAGTACGAAATGCTGAAGACAAGGCAGGCGCCGCCGCCACCGGTTAACGCTGTCGAGGACATACCGAAACTGGTGAAAATGTTGGAGAGTACAGCGGCTGCCCTGGATTCGGTGCCACAGCAGAACTTTGCCGCTGCAGAGATGCAGAGTTCGGCGAACCAAATTGACATAATGGATGCGCCAGACGAAGATGAGATTACCGCTGATTTTCTGCAGCATGTGGTTGGCCTTATCGAGGAAGACAAACAGTTTGAGGCCGAGGTGGTGAGACAGGTTTTGGCTAGTGCCGAGCCAGGTACGCTGGATGCAATGGTGTCGATGCCCACACCAGTAGAGCCTGTCTCCCTGACGCCAGCCCCTTTAGTACCG CCACCTGCTGAACATCCGTTGCCATCCCTCCCGATGGCCTGCAGCACACCCTCAAGAAACTTGGCCACCGCCTCTGCAAAAGTTGTCCGCGGAAATGGACGCATCATTTACCTGCCCCCCATGGAAGCGCCAACCACGCGTGCCAAGCGACGAGCTCAGATTCCCTCAGCGTCGCCCACAACGAGCACCGGGGATCTGAGCAACTTGTCCTTCAGCGAACCTACGAACCTGGACACCAGCAGCCAGAGCAACGAGAGCCAGAGTGGAATTGGGCCGAAAAGGCCAAACCCACGGGAGCCATCAATGGCCAGGCGCTCAACGGTGCCCAGGAGATCGAAGAAGCTGAACACAAGCCAGAGTCACGATCCGGAGGCTTCAGAATCTcaggaggatgatgatgatcccAACAA GCTTTGGTGTGTTTGTCGGCAGCCGCACAACAATCGCTTCATGATATGCTGCGATTTGTGCGAGGATTGGTTCCATGGCACCTGTGTTGGGGTGACCAAGGCCATGGGCACCGAGATGGAGCACAAGGGCGTCGACTGGAAGTGTCCGAAGTGCGTTAAAAAGCAAGAAGAGAAG AGTCAACCCCGCATTACGGACATGCTGGTGGTCGCCAGGCCAACCGTTCAAACTGAGCAAAAGTTCAATGATACCAAAGTCCCCGGCGAGTCTCCTGCGAATCCCAGAAGATTACTGCCGTTGGGTGTAACTGTGACTAGTTCTCCCCTGCGCAGTCCCATGATGAAGCCAGTCAAGAAATTCCCTATAAGCACGAATCCAcccccgcagcagcagcagcagctaaacTTCATCAAACTGTCGCCTGCTGGAGACACAAACTGTGTGCTTTGCAAGCGGCCGGCGGCTTCTAATTCGGTTTACTGCGGCGAAGATTGTATACGAAAGTATGCCCAAAATGCAATTCATGCAAACAGCAGCACGGTCAAGGGTCGCCCCGACTCCCCAATGACCAGCGTTCAATCGCCCTTGCACCAGGCCTTGGATGCAAAGAAGAATAAGAAGAAGGATCTCTTTGAGGACATGCTCCGGCAGGCGGACTCCGTGTCAAAAGTGGAACGG ATCAATGTGTTTGAGCGTAAAACTGGACGTGTGCTCACCGGCCACTTGGCCCCCACAGCACTTCAGTTCCGCAAGTGGCTGCAGGAGAATCCCACGTTCGAGGTGCTTCCCTCGGGAGCTACACAATCCGCTGATCCAGAG AGGCTCCAAGTAAAGCGAGTTCCGGATCCATATACTCCTGCCGTCGAGCCAACAGCCGTGGCAGTCACAAAAAGACCCGTCGATGCTGCCACCAACAAATCTCCTCTAACGACGATAGGCGGCACTCCGACGGGGCGTGGTCCGCAGGTGGTGGCCAGGAAAGAcaaagagaaggagaagccACCCAACACCCCAAGTCGATCCATCGGTAAACCCGAACCCGTTCGTACCGGCATTCGGCGGTCCCTCAAGGAACAGCTTCTGGCGCGGATCAAGGAGGCCCAGACTGCAGAACTGGCCTCAAGTCAACTCCCAACAACAACGTGGCTGACGGAAGCCGAGGTGGATCAGTTCGTGCAGAATGTAGAGTCGGAGATGTTCAACTCGTTTGGACGCGACGTGGGTGCCAAGTACAAGGCCAAGTACCGGTCGCTAAAATTTAACATCACGGACCGCAAGAATCGGACCCTGTTCGAGAAGATCTGTGCCAAGCAGGTGGAGCCCAAACAACTGGTCCGGATGACGCCCGAGCAGTTGGCCAGCCAAGAGCTGGCCAAGTGGCGGGAGGAGGAGAATCGCCACCAGCTGGACATGATTAAGAAATCCGAACTGGATATGCTGTCATGTGCCCAAAACTATGTGGTGAAGACCCACAAGGGTGAGGAGGAGGTGATTGCCATTAAGATGGATGTGTCGCTGCCCGAAGAGGAGGTCAGCGAACCCAAACAGATGGACAAAAAGCTCACGTCACAGATAAGCGAATCGGATATCTCCATCCTGGAGCGCTCCAGTTCCCGGGAGAAGTCTGGGTCAGCCAAGGAGAAGCGCCACAAGAGCCACAAGCACCATCATCACCGCAAAAGAAGTCGCAGTCGATCCAGTAGCCGGGGTCGAAGCACCGAAAAGCGTCACCGCAGGCACCACAATGAAGGTGAGGCAGGCGGAGGAGAGCATCGGGAGCATCGGTCGCAGGATAAAAACatcaaggaaaaggagttgATTGCCTCGAACTTGCCCAGAAAGAAGGACGATGCGGATCAAGCCTCAGCGCCAAAGAAGATTCCTGAAAAGAAGTTGGACGCCAGTGCTTACAACCTGATAGATCAGATTCTGGAATCTGAAAAAACAGTTGAGCAGGCGGCAAATTTGGGACAACCCGCCAAGCCTTTAATCAAGCCAATTGCCACGCTCCCAACCTCCTCGAAAGTCGCCGAACCCATGGACCGGTACTCTCGCTATGTCCAGGGCCTGACTACCAGCTCGTTATGGGAGGGAAATCTGAAGATGATTGATGTGACCGACTTCGAAGTGGTGATGCACCCCGTTCTAGGCGACAGCCAGCTCTTGAGCAACCTGCTTCCCATCCAACTGGACGTGATTGGACGGATTACCCGCATCAATGTCTGGGATTATATCAAGAAGCTAAAGAAGAGTCCCACCAAGGAGGTGGTCATAGTAAACATATTCCCCTCTTCGCCGAGCGAAACTTCCAAGTTTGATCTGTTCTTTGAGTACCTTGATTCGCGTCAGCGGCTGGGCGTTCTCGGGGTTGATTCAGATCAGATTCGGGATTTTTATATCTTTCCCTTGGGCTCTAGCGATGAGTTGCCGTCAGCTTTGGCGCCCACCGAGCGTGTTCCCTTTTACGAGGATGCTCAGAGACCAAACACGCTTCTGGGGATTATTGTGCGGTGCCTAAGCAAGCGTCCTGCCCCGGCTCTGCCATTGCCTCCGCCGGTGTCCACGCCCAaaagcagcaccagcagcaagTTGTCGAAG AAGTCTCGCAGTCCCGTTACGTTTACGCCTCCAAGCAGCCCCAAACGGAAGCCAAGCACCCACTCCACCAGCTCGAAGGATGATGAGTTCGATATCGATGCCATTATCAAGGCGCCAATAGCGAAACTTCAGCGGA ATGCCACAAAAGCTGCTGTGGCCCCGCCACCAGTAAAAGATGATTCCAATGAGCCCTACTCGCCCGGCGGCTCCGACGACGACGAATTTACgccggctgctgctcctccaagAATCTCCAATGATCTGGAACGGCAGGTGGACGAAATCAATAAACAAATCGCCGCGCAACAAATGGAAATTGCCGGACTGCTGCAGCCTACT GGTTCAGCCTCCTCATCGAATGCAGTGTTGGCCGGCATATCCATACCAGCCAATCTCTCCAAGATCCTGGCCAGCATCAAAGACAAGAGGGACACATCGGCTGGGGTTCTCGACGGGAATGATGAATACAATCCCGAGGACACTTTAACCTCGAGCAGTTCATTCG cagcagcagcagcgaagcCGAAAAGCAAAGGCCGTTTGGCGCAACTAAGTGAAGCTGAGCTTCTTAGCATGGTGCCGGACAATCTGGCAGGCGTGATGCCCAGCACATCGAAGCTCCGTCACCCGGTGCCGCCACCGCCCCCTTCTCCGGGTGCCACCTGA